The DNA window GACATAAAAGTAGATGAAACCCCAACCAAATCTACTTGTAATTAAAGTATTCTTTCAATAAGTGAAGAAATTACTACTTTTGGGAGTAAAGTGAAAGATATTTAGGACGGTTAGGCCATAACACCAATTGCCACCAGGATGTGAAGGTCTCGTGCGAACTTGAAACAACTAAATAGATAATGAAATTAGAGCACATCATCGGGATTCACTTTGCATTTTACTGCCAAATTTTCCTTCAAGcagccattctttttattttggtggcAAAATTGAGGTCGTGCAGAACCATGCCTGTGCAACATGACTTCGTAAAATTGCACGACTTCAATTTTGCTCCTTATCCCAAACTTATAAGTTGCAATTGCAAAGAATATTTAGACGCCCAAGACTTACGTCAAAATTATTTCCTATCTTTAATGATCAATCTCAAAACCTGGGATATCCATAGATCAAATAGCAAATAGGAAACAAATTTATAGATTatgggtgcaaaaaaaaaaaagaaaaaaaaacttaagaaatgTTAGCTTAAAATCAAGCGTAGGAGAGACCTCGGCAACAGTTTGGATTTTTCGGAAAGGAGACCAAATTATCATATACCATTCTGACGAGGAGGTAATGGATAATAAGGAAATTTTTAAGGTCCAAAATAACTTGCATTTTCTTAAGAGTTTAAATCAACCAGCGTTATCTGCAATCCACTTAATTTGAGATTTGTTGAAGACAAATTTACGCCTCGCGTTAAACGAACAGAGAGGGAGGAGTCGGAACTAATTTAGGACCCTTTCTCTTCATCTGGGCCGGAATCTACCAAAATTAATTATTTGTTAAGGTTCAAAATAACTTCTTGCACTTTCTTAAGAGTTTAAATCAACCAGCGTTATCTGCAATTCACTCAATTTGAGATTTGTTGAAGACAAATTTACGCCTCGCGTTAAACGAACAGAGAGGGAGGAGTCGGAACTAGTTTAGGAACCTTTCTCTTCATCTGGGCCGGAATCTACCAAAATTAATTATTTGTTAAGGTTCAAAATAACTTCTTGCCCTTTCTTAAAAGCTTAAATCAACGAGCGTTATCTGCAATCCACTCAATTTGAGATTTGTTGAAGACAAATTTACGCCTCGCGTTAAACGAACAGAGAGGGAGGAGTCGGAACTAATTTAGGACCCTCTCTCTTCATCTGGGCCGGAATCTTAACCGAAATCAATTATCTTTTAAGGTTCAAAATAACTTCTTGCACTTTCTTAAGAGTTTAAATCAACCAGCGTTATCTGCAATCCACTTCATTTGAGATTTGTTGAAGACAAATTTACGCCTCGCGTTAAACGAACAGAGAGGGAGGAGTCGAAACTATTTCAGGAACCTTTCTCTTCATCTGGGCCGGAATCTACCAAAATTAATTATTTGTTAAGGTTCAAAATAACTTCTTGCACTTTCTTAAGAGTTTAAATCAACCAGCGTTATCTGCAATCCACTTAATTTGAGATTTGTTGAAGACGGAACAGAGAGGGAGGAGTCGGAACTATTTCAGGAACCTTTCTCTTCATCTGGGCCGGAATCTACCAAAATTAATTATTTGTTAAGGTTCAAAATAACTTCTTGCACTTTCTTAAGAGTTTAAATCAACCAGCGTTATCTGCAATCCACTCAATTTGAGATTTGTTGAAGACGGAACAGAGAGGGAGGAGTCGGAACTATTTCAGGAACCTTTCTCTTCGTCTGGGCCGGAATCTTAACCGAAATAAAAAGGACATTTTATTTAGATCGATCTTAGATGAACCTCTTGAGGAATCGGTTGAACGTCGCGGGGTTGTTACAGTCGGGAATGCTGACGCCCTGGGTCATGATGCAGGATTCGGCGCAGGCTTGCCCGTGGAAGTAGTCGCCGTACATCTCCTTGCACTGGCCGCAGTTCCTGCCACGCAAAAAGAAGATGGGGatatgagagagagattgcagattattattattattattattattattattattattactgttgttgttgttgttgttgttgttgttgttgttgttatcaccatcgtcgttattattaatattattattattattattgttgttgttgttgttgttgttgttgttgttgtcatcatcgtcgttattattattattattattattattattattattattattattattatcctcatcgtcgttaatattattattattattattattattattattattattattattattattattatcttcatcgtcattattattattattattattattattattattatcgtcgttaatattattattattattattattattattattattattattattattattcaactagTCAGAGGTTAATGAGCTGGACTCACCTGATGCACATGCTTGTGATGGACGCAGCCTGCGTCAGGGACGCCAACACGACCAAGCAAACGACGCTGAGGACAAGGACGCGGACCTGAACCtgtggaaaatatatgaaatacgtaaaatatttgaaatatataaaatacatagaatAAATGAAAAACTGTTGAAAACaaccacagacacaaacacacacacacacacacacacacacacacacacacacacacacacacacacacacacacacacacacacctacagtatactgtatgtattatagccataaaAGGAAAATTGGAAAATACGTTATTGAAataagtactttcgtcttatttgtGAGATCACCGAGCCCATAATGAGAAAAAATATGCAACAATAAAGTATGTATAAAGAAGTGGATTCTTCAACGGTAAATTTCTTGATGAATCCAGAGAAGTCGGTTTTAAGAAAAGAACATAATACAAGATTACTATAATacagacttctttttcttcttctttgtctgcatcttctcccacttctatgtggggtcgatgtttctggctagcgttctccatctacctctgtcccacacttcatcaccggttaatccctttgaacgaaggtcatccttgatacagactATGACTCAGATATAGATTATGACCTTGGGTACAGGTAATTAAAAATGAGTAAACCATATTGCATTGGATAGAGTCAGTAATTTAGTTTACCGTCTTGGCATCGGACCAGCATGACCTGAGTTATGCCATTGGACAGTAATATATGTTTTACATGACACTGTACCTGTGGAAAACCAGATCAGGCAAAAACAAAGAAACCATCAAATCCATCTCCATCTGGACAAGAACACATTTAAACCAGTTTACCGTAGCAGAATGTTTCCCATGACATTGTATCTTTTGGAAACCAGATCAGGCAAAAACAAAGAAGCCATCAAATGCGTCTCCATCTGGACATGAACACATTTAAACCAGTTTACCGTGGCAGATGCCGCTATCTGTCCCCGCCTATCCTTTGTTTGTTTTAAAATACCCCGTTAACTATCATTTGTTCGTGCTAACAAGGTCCCGGATTGCCCCCTGAAGGGAACAAAGCAATCGGTTAAAAAGTAGAGTGGGTAAGaacaaagaaggaaaaagtaatggCGGTGACGTACCGGAATATCAAAAAATGAGGCGTTCCATAGATATATGTTAATGTTTGTTATTGTCCGACACCTGTCCCTTTGTCTGATGGGTTGTTGCCTTTTCATAAATACGTTGACCACTACGTAATTGTAGTCATTCGTCCACCGGCCACGGCAGACTCCTGATCGCTAAAGATTCTCCGGCCCAAAGACGCGTTATTTCttggttcaagttttttttttctcacttggaAGTCTGTTTAGGATTGACCGTGACAAAGGTGAGGTACTTAAGTGtttctactattattactactattaatgatactactactagtgatgatgataacgatgatgttAAGGTCACTATAGAATTCCTGAAGCAGTTATTATGAatgtgttatacacacacatacacacactatgtatatatatatatatatatatatatatatatatatatatatatatatatatatatatatatatatatatatatatatatcaattatttaagATGAAAGTATAGAGGAAATTGAGAATAACAATCAAACTGAGGAGAAAAGTAATTTGATTTAATATCGAAGGATAAGTtagtcatcgtcattattattattattattattattattattattattattattattattattattattattattattattattacaagagccAGTAAAATGCCCTTTTGGGCTCCACCACTAATTCAGCCACTATAGATTATAATCATTTATTGtgataacaataaatatgataaatcTATTATGCCAAAGATCTATAAATGAAGTGCTgcaaaaggtagtaggttggccagagcaccagccacccgctggaatactaccgctagagagttatggtgtcttttgactggtcagacagtactacagcggaaccttctctctggttacggttccttttcccctTGATTTCACAaacacaccgaatactctggcctttTCTTTgcagattcttttctgtcctcatacacctgacaacactgagattagcaaacaattcttcttcatccaaggggttaactactgcattgttattgtacagtggctaatttcctcttggtaagggtagaagagattctttagctatggtaagcagctcttctaggagaaggacactccaaaatcaaactattgttctctagtcctgggtagtgccatagcctctgtaccatgctcttccactgtcttggtttctcttgagttctcttgcttgagggtgcactcgggcacactattttatcttatttctattcctcttgttttgttaaagtttttatagtttatataatagatttttatttcaatgttattactcttcttaaaatatcttatttttccttgcttcctttcctcactgggctattttccctgatgggccccttggcttatagcattctgcttttccaactagggttgtagcttagcatgtaataataataataataataataataataataataatactaataataataataataataataataataactccttacTTCAGTGTCATGATTCTCACGAGTAAACTTTTTCCGAcaagtaaaaatttaaatattgcaATGTTAAATGAGGTAATTTCGCTTTTTTTATTCTACAGATGCAAAGATTACTTGCTGCCCTGCTGTTCCTTAGCGGCGTAGGTATCTGTCTTTCTGGTATCATGGACAGAAAGATTCCAATAGGGAACGAAGTGGACGAATATGTGGACGAAAATGGAAAGGAAATCCCGTTCAACGCCACAGAAAACGGAGAAGAAGAAAACCGATTCTACCATATCTCTGAGTTTAACTCCACAGAAAACGGAGTCAACCGTTGGGGAGGGGGATACTTTCCTTACAGTCCAAATATGCCGAACAGTTTCTTCCCGCAAGGATCAAATTATCCGTATTCTTCTGGAGGCTGCAGCCAGTATTGCGTAAACCATATGGGTATGCCGGAGTGTTGTGATAGTAAGTGATTATCTAAAAATCATACAAATATGGCCATTTAATTCTATGTCCTGCTGCACTCAAAATTAGCTTTATAGTAAAAGATTATTtgcttcttagaatatttaaaatCATGATTATATTGCAAAATATGTTTTGCACATTTATCAACCCTATTTGATATAATTCATAATTTAAAAGACTTTTGAGtttatatttttcatgttataGTTACTCTCATACTATATCATTTCTTTAATCATTGCTCACATCTTGCACAGCCTAAGATACTTTCTTAGATATACCTTTTATATTGGGGGTAGTTAAATGATAATGgaatttcatttacaataaattcccTCCCTAAACTTAACTTTATATTCCCCATGAGAAGcttcttttattagaattatttatcaCTTCTTTCATTCaaatagatttctcttgcttgggggtatactcaTGCACACtagtctatgtttccttatttcctctccttactgggttatttccctgttggagccattgggcttatagcatcctattcctaactatggttgtagcttagatagtaataataataataataataataataatgataaaagtactgataataactagcggaacccatgtaaattacatgaaatgatattttcaatactaattatcttgttcctaacctatacatgtttgaataaaatgtcccgagattaattttataatgtaatttatggaaattgatagaactcaattttttcctAATATTTAAAAGAgacaggtgctaaagacaaaattgggaaaactgtataagatgtgctttggttaagtaatcaaagtctaatgtcaatttgtaagagtataccatgaaattatttctgttttctttaaagcatgaatttgtaagagtattccatagaattatttccgttttctataAAGTGTCACACActcgctatcgtattaatatatagataattatcCAGCGAAGGTCTCTTAATCAAGACATCTTGTTACACAGGTCCCATCAGCCAGATAGCACCCTACATCCCGAGATGCCCCTATCAAAGTTCAATGTGTTTTAGCCAGGGTATGCCCTTCGGAATATACTCTATGCCCTGCCGAGGGCACATGGAGTGCATACCTGCCCAGCTGTGTTGTTTCAGCATCTGCACTCAGCAGCATGTATGCATGGCCCCGCAGAGACCTGGACATTTTATGTTCCCTAGTAAGTATACATACTtagtcgatttttttttattttttttttcagtaagttaGGTGGAGAAATTTGATGGTTTTTTTAAAGGTGTGTAGGTTGATGTGATCTATTTGCATTATATTTTACAAATAGTTTgtttaatatccatatatatatatatatatatatatatatatatatatatatatatatatatatatatatatatatatatatatatatgtgtgtgtgtgtgtgtgtgtgtgtgtgtgtgtgtgtgtgtatacactgaaACTACGTTTCCTTTCACaatcctcaattttttttacagATGAATTTCCACAATTGGGATGAACGCCTTCACCAATGTTTATGAAAAGGACGAGAGAGTCTTGTACCTCCAACTGTGCATCAAAAATATTCTGGTGAAATTACCCCAAAACTTGGTTCCTGTTTTGATAAAAACGCCAATCAACATCATTCATTACGTCTTCAATGGTTATTTTTCAGTATCATCAGTACAAGGATTCAGAAAGAGCGTTTtgaagttaagattttttttttttttaatagacctcTTAAAGActgtcttttttttaaatattgatttaaTAGGCCTCTTAaaaactgtcatttttttttctttttaaatattgatTTAATAGACCTCTTAAAGACTGTGATAAAGGGTGACGTCTAACCACTCTAGTGTTTTAAATCTATATTAGTCATACTTCTTGGACCTCTATTAATACGACTCTTGATCTTATTTCTGTTGCTCAATTGTATGCTTGTGTAGAGCTTCATAAAGTCAGTGATAAAGTGACTCATTACTTTCCTGGCTACTTTATCATTCGACTGCTTTATCTTCGTTGCTTTTCAAAGTCAAGTAGAGGTGAATTGTGACTTTAACTTAAACCTTTATGACTTTATTTCTTTGTCTATACGCTTTTGTGATATTTAGTTGCTTCATTGTTAGTTCGTTATACTTATtgttatcatatataaaataaaaaaaaatactgtcactCTCTGTTTCCTGTAATTCTCCAGTGAGGAAACAATGTGGCCATATGAATTCATACTTTTTGACCTTTTGACCTCAAAGTTGATATATTTTGACCCTTTGACTTCAGACATGATACATTTTGGTCATTTGACCTCAAAGTTGATATGTTATTTACCCTTTGACCTCAAATTTGATACATTTTGGTCATTTGACCTCAGAGAGAATATTATTTACCCTTTGACCTCAGACTTGAAACATTTTGGTCATCTGACCTCAAATTTGATATATTATTTACCCTTTGACCTCAAATTTGATACATTTTGGTCATTTAACCTCAGAGAGGATATATTATTTACCCTTTGACCTCAAATTTGATACATTTTGGTCATTTGACCTCAGAGAGTATATATTTTGACCTATTGACCTCAGACTTGATATATTTTGTCATTTGACCTCAAAGTTTATGTATTATTTACCCTTTGACCTCAGTTTTGATATATTTTGGTCATTTGACCTCAAAGTTGATATATTATTTACCCTTTGATTTCAGACTGAATATATTTCGCCCCTTGGGGGATGTTCCCCCAATTTGAAAGTTTCTTATGTGTC is part of the Palaemon carinicauda isolate YSFRI2023 chromosome 15, ASM3689809v2, whole genome shotgun sequence genome and encodes:
- the Eh gene encoding eclosion hormone produces the protein MSFKVQVRVLVLSVVCLVVLASLTQAASITSMCIRNCGQCKEMYGDYFHGQACAESCIMTQGVSIPDCNNPATFNRFLKRFI
- the LOC137654385 gene encoding uncharacterized protein; this translates as MQRLLAALLFLSGVGICLSGIMDRKIPIGNEVDEYVDENGKEIPFNATENGEEENRFYHISEFNSTENGVNRWGGGYFPYSPNMPNSFFPQGSNYPYSSGGCSQYCVNHMGMPECCDSPISQIAPYIPRCPYQSSMCFSQGMPFGIYSMPCRGHMECIPAQLCCFSICTQQHVCMAPQRPGHFMFPNEFPQLG